In Monodelphis domestica isolate mMonDom1 chromosome 4, mMonDom1.pri, whole genome shotgun sequence, one DNA window encodes the following:
- the LOC100024395 gene encoding olfactory receptor 56A4-like — MALSLNSSSTQVTEFLMICFPGMQDTQHWLSVPLTPLLVLALGANVVLLLAIHQEASLHEPMYYLLAILSLLDVILCLTVIPKVLLIFWFNMKPISFTGCFLQMFVMNTFLPMESSTFLIMAYDRYVAICHPLHYPSIITEQFVVKAAIFIIFRNLLATLPTPILAARLDYCAGNVIENCICANISVARLSCGDIHLNKLYQFVSVWCLLGSDLVLILLSYCFILRAVLRLQSGGAATKALSTCGSHLILILFFYTLLLVFIFTNKAGKKVPAEVPILLNVLHHLIPPALNPIVYGVRTQEIKHGILKLLKYKK, encoded by the exons ATGGCCTTGTCACTCAACAGCTCTTCAACCCAGGTGACTGAGTTTCTGATGATCTGCTTCCCAGGCATGCAGGACACACAACACTGGCTGTCAGTACCCCTGACCCCTCTGTTAGTGCTGGCCCTGGGGGCCAATGTGGTGCTCTTGCTGGCCATCCATCAGGAAGCTTCTTTGCATGAGCCCATGTATTACCTTTTGGCTATCCTCTCCCTCTTGGATGTCATACTTTGTCTAACTGTCATCCCCAAG GTCCTGCTTATCTTCTGGTTCAACATGAAGCCCATTAGCTTTACAGGATGCTTCCTACAGATGTTTGTCATGAACACCTTCTTGCCCATGGAGTCATCCACCTTTCTGATTATGGCTTACGATCGCTACGTTGCTATCTGCCATCCCCTGCACTACCCATCCATCATCACTGAGCAGTTTGTAGTTAAGGCTGCCATATTCATCATCTTCCGCAACTTACTGGCCACATTGCCCACTCCAATCTTGGCTGCCCGTCTGGACTACTGTGCAGGCAATGTAATAGAAAACTGTATATGTGCCAACATCTCTGTGGCTCGACTCTCCTGTGGCGATATCCATCTCAACAAACTCTACCAGTTTGTGAGTGTCTGGTGCCTGCTGGGTTCTGACTTGGTGCTCATTTTGCTTTCTTACTGCTTCATCTTGAGGGCTGTGCTGAGGCTACAATCTGGAGGAGCAGCAACAAAGGCTCTGAGCACCTGTGGTTCTCACCTGATCCTCATCCTCTTCTTTTATACACTTTTACTGGTCTTCATCTTTACCAATAAGGCTGGCAAAAAGGTGCCTGCTGAAGTGCCCATCCTTCTCAATGTCCTGCACCACCTCATCCCACCAGCCCTCAATCCCATTGTTTATGGAGTTCGCACTCAGGAGATCAAGCATGGCATCTTGAAATTGCTGAAGTATAAAAAGTGA